Proteins co-encoded in one Lynx canadensis isolate LIC74 chromosome C1, mLynCan4.pri.v2, whole genome shotgun sequence genomic window:
- the ATG9A gene encoding autophagy-related protein 9A: protein MAQFDTEYQRLEASYSDSPPGEEDLLVHVPEGSKSPWHHIENLDLFFSRVYNLHQKNGFTCMLIGEIFELMQFLFVVAFTTFLVSCVDYDILFANKMVNHSLHPTEPVKVTLPDAFLPAQVCSARIQENGSLITILVIAAVFWIHRLIKFIYNICCYWEIHSFYLHALRIPMSALPYCTWQEVQARIVQTQKEHQICIHKRELTELDIYHRILRFQNYMVALVNKSLLPLRFRLPGLGEAVFFTRGLKYNFELILFWGPGSLFLNEWSLKAEYKRGGQRLELAQRLSNRILWIGIANFLLCPLILIWQILYAFFSYAEVLKREPGALGARCWSLYGRCYLRHFNELEHELQSRLNRGYKPASKYMNCFLSPLLTLLAKNGAFFAGSILAVLIALTIYDEDVLAVEHVLTTVTLLGVTVTVCRSFIPDQHMVFCPEQLLRVILAHIHYMPDHWQGNAHRSQTRDEFAQLFQYKAVFILEELLSPIVTPLILIFCLRPRALEIIDFFRNFTVEVVGVGDTCSFAQMDVRQHGHPQWLSGGQTEASVYQQAEDGKTELSLMHFAITNPGWQPPRESTAFLGFLKEQVQRDGAAAGLAQGGLLPENALFTSIQSLQSESEPLSLIANVVAGSSCRGPPLPRDLQGSRHRAEVASALRSFSPLHPGQVPTGRAPSTMTGSGVDARTASSGSSVWEGQLQSLVLSEYASTEMSLHALYMHQLHKQQAQAEPERHVWHRRESDESGESAPEEGGEGSRAPQPIPRSASYPCATPRPGAPETTALQGGFQRRYGGITDPGTVPRAPSHFSRLPLGGWAEDGQSASRHPEPVPEEGSEDELPPQVHKV, encoded by the exons atggcgcAGTTTGACACTGAATACCAGCGCCTTGAGGCCTCCTACAGTGATTCGCCCCCTGGGGAGGAGGACCTATTGGTGCACGTCCCTGAGGGGAGTAAAT CACCTTGGCACCACATCGAAAACCTTGACCTCTTCTTCTCTCGA GTTTATAATCTACACCAGAAGAATGGCTTCACTTGCATGCTCATCGGGGAGATCTTTGAGCTCAT GCAGTTCCTCTTTGTGGTTGCCTTCACCACCTTCCTGGTTAGCTGTGTGGATTATGACATCCTATTTGCCAACAAGATGGTGAACCATAGTCTTCACCCTACCGAGCCTGTCAAGGTCACTCTGCCAGATGCCTTTTTGCCTGCCCAGGTCTGTAGTGCAAG GATTCAGGAAAATGGCTCCCTTATCACCATCCTGGTCATCGCTGCTGTATTCTGGATCCATCGGCTTATCAAGTTCATCTATAACATTTGCTGCTACTGGGAGATCCACTCCTTCTACCTGCATGCTCTGCGTATCCCCATG TCTGCCCTTCCATACTGCACGTGGCAGGAAGTGCAGGCCCGAATCGTGCAGACCCAGAAAGAGCACCAGATCTGCATCCACAAGCGCGAGCTGACAGAGCTGGACATCTACCATCGCATCCTCCGTTTCCAGAACTACATGGTCGCGCTGGTTAACAAATCCCTCCTGCCTCTGCGCTTCCGCCTGCCCGGCCTTGGGGAGGCCGTCTTCTTCACCCGTGGCCTCAAGTACAACTTCGAGCTGATCCTCTTCTGGGGACCcggctctctgtttctcaatgAATGGAGCCTCAAGGCTGAGTACAAACGTGGGGGGCAACGGCTCGAGCTGGCCCAGCGCCTCAGCAACCGCATCCTGTGGATCGGCATCGCCAACTTCCTGCTGTGCCCCCTTATCCTCATCTGGCAGATCCTGTACGCCTTCTTCAGCTACGCCGAGGTGCTGAAGCGGGAGCCCGGGGCCCTGGGAGCACGTTGCTGGTCACTCTACGGCCGCTGCTACCTCCGCCACTTCAACGAGTTGGAGCACGAGCTGCAGTCCCGCCTCAACCGAGGCTACAAGCCCGCCTCCAAGTACATGAATTGCTTCTTGTCACCTCTGCTGACGCTGCTGGCCAAGAACGGCGCCTTCTTCGCTGGCTCCATCCTGGCCGTGCTTATTGCCCTCACCATCTATGACGAAGATGTGCTGGCTGTGGAACACGTCCTCACCACCGTCACACTCCTGGGGGTCACCGTGACCGTGTGCAG GTCCTTTATTCCGGACCAGCACATGGTGTTCTGCCCTGAGCAGCTGCTCCGCGTGATCCTCGCTCACATCCACTACATGCCTGACCACTGGCAGGGTAATGCCCACCGCTCGCAGACCCGGGACGAGTTTGCCCAGCTCTTCCAGTACAAGGCA GTGTTCATCTTGGAGGAATTACTGAGCCCCATTGTCACACCCCTGATCCTCATCTTCTGCCTGCGTCCACGGGCCCTGGAGATTATAGACTTCTTCCGCAATTTCACCGTAGAGGTCGTTGGTGTTGGAGATACCTGCTCCTTTGCTCAGATGGATGTTCGCCAGCATGGGCATCCCCAG TGGCTGTCCGGTGGGCAGACAGAGGCCTCAGTGTACCAGCAAGCTGAGGATGGGAAGACAGAGTTGTCCCTCATGCACTTTGCCATCACCAACCCCGGCTGGCAGCCACCACGTGAGAGCACGGCTTTCCTCGGCTTCCTCAAAGAGCAGGTTCAGCGGGACGGAGCAGCGGCTGGCCTTGCCCAAGGGGGTCTGCTCCCTGAAAATGCTCTCTTTACGTCCATCCAGTCCTTACAATCTGAGTCTGAG CCACTGAGCCTTATTGCAAATGTGGTAGCCGGCTCCTCCTGCCGGGGCCCCCCACTGCCCAGAGACCTTCAAGGCTCCAGGCACAGGGCTGAGGTCGCCTCTGCCCTGCGCTCCTTCTCCCCTCTGCACCCGGGTCAGGTCCCCACGGGCCGAGCCCCCAGCACCATGACAGGCTCTGG GGTGGATGCCAGGACAGCCAGCTCCGGGAGCAGCGTGTGGGAAGGACAGCTGCAGAGCCTGGTGCTGTCGGAATACGCGTCCACCGAGATGAGCCTGCATGCCCTCTATATGCACCAG CTCCACAAGCAGCAGGCCCAGGCTGAACCCGAGCGGCACGTGTGGCACCGCCGGGAGAGCGATGAGAGTGGGGAGAGTGCCCCTGAAGAGGGGGGAGAGGGCTCCCGGGCCCCCCAGCCTATCCCCCGCTCTGCCAGCTATCCCTGTGCTACACCCCGGCCTGGAGCACCTGAGACCACCGCCCTGCAGGGGGGCTTCCAGAGGCGTTACGGGGGCATCACAG ATCCTGGCACAGTACCCCGGGCTCCCTCTCACTTCTCTCGGCTGCCCCTCGGAGGGTGGGCTGAAGATGGACAGTCAGCATCAAGGCACCCAGAGCCTGTTCCCGAGGAGGGCTCGGAGGACGAGCTTCCCCCACAGGTGCACAAG GTGTAG